One genomic segment of Ipomoea triloba cultivar NCNSP0323 chromosome 9, ASM357664v1 includes these proteins:
- the LOC116030899 gene encoding uncharacterized protein LOC116030899 has protein sequence MPFGLTNAPSTFQSLMNEQHNLFLKRSKCVFEEDHVRYLGHIVHDHGVSIDADKVQVVADWPTPTSPTSLRGFLGLAGFYRRFIKGYGVLAAPLTNLLCKNAFDWSQEAAQAFEELKRALTTTPLLSLLDVSLPFVVECDASCSGIGAVLQQGLHPIAFFSKKLADRHLKLPAYERELIGLS, from the exons ATGCCTTTTGGGCTTACCAATGCCCCTTCGACCTTCCAGTCCTTAATGAATGAG CAGCACAACTTATTTCTCAAAAGGTCGAAGTGTGTCTTCGAGGAGGACCATGTTCGTTATCTAGGGCATATTGTCCATGACCATGGTGTATCTATTGATGCTGACAAAGTGCAAGTAGTGGCAGATTGGCCAACTCCAACTTCGCCAACAAGCCTTCGAGGTTTCCTCGGGTTAGCAGGATTCTACCGCCGATTCATTAAAGGTTATGGAGTTCTGGCAGCACCTTTAACGAATCTGCTATGCAAGAACGCATTTGATTGGTCCCAAGAAGCTGCACAGGCTTTTGAGGAGTTAAAACGTGCATTGACAACAACACCATTATTAAGCTTACTAGATGTCTCACTCCCATTTGTTGTTGAGTGTGATGCTTCATGCAGTGGCATTGGGGCTGTGTTACAACAAGGGCTGCACCCAATAGCATTTTTCAGTAAGAAGTTGGCAGATCGTCACTTGAAGCTCCCAGCTTATGAAAGAGAACTGATCGGCTTATCGTAG